A genomic region of Procambarus clarkii isolate CNS0578487 chromosome 30, FALCON_Pclarkii_2.0, whole genome shotgun sequence contains the following coding sequences:
- the LOC123765679 gene encoding uncharacterized protein yields MSATSTGPSDTATTSASTPTMSATSTGPSDTATTSASTPTMSATHTSPSDTATTSASTPTMSATSTVPSDTATTSASTPTMSATSTSPSDTATTSASTPTMSATHTSPSDTATTSASTPTMSATSTVPSDTATTSASTPTMSATSTSPSDTATTSASTPTMSATHTSPSDTATTSASTPTTTATHTSPSDTATTSASTPTMSATSTGPSDTATTSASTPTMSATSTGPSDTATTSASTPTMSATSTVPSDTATTSASTPTMSATSTGPSDTATTSASTPTMSATSTSPSDTATTSASTPTMSATHTSPSDTATTSASTPTTTATHTSPSDTATTSASTPTMSATSTGPSDTATTSASTPTTTATHTSPSDTATTSASTPTMSATSTVPSDTATTSASTPTMSATSTVPSDTATTSASTPTMSATHTSPSDTATTSASTPTTTATHTSPSDTATTSASTPTMSATSTVPSDTATTSASTPTMSATSTGPSDTATTSASTPATNHPVSADMPSLPVVAACDTRGYTKICNNKEVCNPRDRPGAMEH; encoded by the coding sequence atgtcagccactagtactggTCCTTCAGATACAGCAACCACATCAGCCTCCACACCtacaatgtcagccactagtactggTCCTTCAGATACAGCAACCACATCAGCCTCCACTCCTACAATGTCAGCCACTCATACCAGTCCTTCAGATACAGCAACCACATCAGCCTCCACTCCtacaatgtcagccactagtaccGTTCCTTCAGATACAGCAACCACATCAGCCTCCACTCCtacaatgtcagccactagtaccAGTCCTTCAGATACAGCAACCACATCAGCCTCCACTCCTACAATGTCAGCCACTCATACCAGTCCTTCAGATACAGCAACCACATCAGCCTCCACTCCtacaatgtcagccactagtaccGTTCCTTCAGATACAGCAACCACATCAGCCTCCACTCCtacaatgtcagccactagtaccAGTCCTTCAGATACAGCAACCACATCAGCCTCCACTCCTACAATGTCAGCCACTCATACCAGTCCTTCAGATACAGCAACCACATCAGCCTCCACTCCTACAACGACAGCCACTCATACCAGTCCTTCAGATACAGCAACCACATCAGCCTCCACTCCtacaatgtcagccactagtactggTCCTTCAGATACAGCAACCACATCAGCCTCCACACCtacaatgtcagccactagtactggTCCTTCAGATACAGCAACCACATCAGCCTCCACTCCtacaatgtcagccactagtactgttccttcagatacagcAACCACATCAGCCTCCACTCCtacaatgtcagccactagtactggTCCTTCAGATACAGCAACCACATCAGCCTCCACTCCtacaatgtcagccactagtaccAGTCCTTCAGATACAGCAACCACATCAGCCTCCACTCCTACAATGTCAGCCACTCATACCAGTCCTTCAGATACAGCAACCACATCAGCCTCCACTCCTACAACGACAGCCACTCATACCAGTCCTTCAGATACAGCAACCACATCAGCCTCCACTCCtacaatgtcagccactagtactggTCCTTCAGATACAGCAACCACATCAGCCTCCACTCCTACAACGACAGCCACTCATACCAGTCCTTCAGATACAGCAACCACATCAGCCTCCACTCCtacaatgtcagccactagtactgttccttcagatacagcAACCACATCAGCCTCCACACCtacaatgtcagccactagtactgttccttcagatacagcAACCACATCAGCCTCCACTCCTACAATGTCAGCCACTCATACCAGTCCTTCAGATACAGCAACCACATCAGCCTCCACTCCTACAACGACAGCCACTCATACCAGTCCTTCAGATACAGCAACCACATCAGCCTCCACTCCtacaatgtcagccactagtactgttccttcagatacagcAACCACATCAGCCTCCACTCCtacaatgtcagccactagtactggTCCTTCAGATACAGCAACCACATCAGCCTCCACTCCTGCTACCAATCATCCAGTTTCAGCAGACATGCCATcattgcctgttgttgctgcttgcGACACAAGAGGATATACCAAAATCTGTAACAATAAAGAAGTTTGCAATCCTCGAGACAGACCCGGGGCTATGGAACATTAA